From the Thermovirga lienii DSM 17291 genome, one window contains:
- a CDS encoding branched-chain amino acid aminotransferase (PFAM: Aminotransferase class IV~TIGRFAM: branched-chain amino acid aminotransferase, group I; D-amino acid aminotransferase~COGs: COG0115 Branched-chain amino acid aminotransferase/4-amino-4-deoxychorismate lyase~InterPro IPR005785: IPR001544: IPR018300~KEGG: tai:Taci_1615 branched-chain amino acid aminotransferase~PFAM: aminotransferase class IV~PRIAM: D-amino-acid transaminase~SPTR: Branched-chain-amino-acid transaminase;~TIGRFAM: branched-chain amino acid aminotransferase), with amino-acid sequence MGLVYIDGKFVPKEEAKVSVFDHAFLYGDAVFEGIRAYNGRVFRLEEHIDRLYDSARAIWLEIKIPKKEMMEIVAESCRKNNLKDAYIRLVVTRGVGDLGLDPRKCHGNASIVCIADKIALYPEEFYEKGLKAITAATRRNYGEVLAPQVKSNNYLPNIMAKIEAITAGCLEAICMSREGFVTEGTGDNIFIVKDGTLKTPHPAVGILKGVTRKAIMELAEQEGIPVEETFMNRFDVYTADEIFFTGTAAEVIPVVEVDSRKIGEGVPGPITKKLRSLFMELVKKEGYPI; translated from the coding sequence ATGGGTTTGGTTTATATTGACGGCAAGTTTGTGCCCAAGGAGGAAGCAAAGGTCTCGGTTTTCGACCATGCCTTTCTTTATGGAGACGCGGTGTTCGAGGGGATCAGAGCATATAACGGTAGAGTGTTCAGGCTGGAGGAGCACATAGATAGGTTGTATGACTCGGCAAGGGCGATTTGGCTCGAGATAAAGATCCCCAAGAAGGAAATGATGGAGATAGTAGCGGAAAGCTGCAGGAAGAACAACCTCAAGGATGCCTATATTCGCTTGGTGGTAACAAGAGGTGTGGGAGATTTGGGACTTGATCCCCGCAAGTGTCACGGCAATGCAAGTATAGTATGTATAGCCGACAAGATCGCCCTCTACCCTGAGGAGTTTTATGAAAAGGGTCTCAAAGCCATTACCGCTGCCACTAGAAGGAACTATGGTGAGGTCTTGGCTCCCCAGGTCAAAAGCAACAACTACCTTCCCAACATAATGGCCAAGATAGAGGCTATAACTGCAGGTTGCTTGGAAGCCATATGCATGAGCAGGGAAGGGTTCGTAACCGAGGGTACAGGGGACAACATCTTCATCGTGAAGGACGGAACCCTGAAGACACCTCACCCGGCGGTGGGAATCCTTAAGGGTGTAACCAGAAAGGCCATAATGGAACTGGCAGAGCAGGAAGGAATTCCAGTAGAGGAAACCTTCATGAACCGTTTCGATGTATATACCGCCGACGAGATATTCTTCACCGGAACGGCAGCGGAAGTGATTCCCGTTGTGGAAGTTGACTCCAGGAAGATAGGTGAAGGTGTGCCTGGTCCGATAACCAAGAAGCTCCGTAGTTTGTTCATGGAGCTCGTCAAAAAAGAAGGTTATCCTATATAA
- a CDS encoding aminotransferase class IV (PFAM: Aminotransferase class IV~COGs: COG0115 Branched-chain amino acid aminotransferase/4-amino-4-deoxychorismate lyase~InterPro IPR001544~KEGG: aco:Amico_1844 aminotransferase class IV~PFAM: aminotransferase class IV~SPTR: Putative branched-chain amino acid aminotransferase), translated as MRFCYMNGKYTDPHKTYIPVTDLSVQRGVGVFETIRTYNRRPMALSMHLERLKESARRCGINMPLTMEEMNKIIREGLSRFEEDARARPYLTGGDIEMGGQFPKGRFFVFFEPLNPPDERLYKEGIKLLPIDMERPLPHIKSINYLQGYLPLREDPEAAEVLYCPNGEITEASHSNAFMVKGKEIITAPTSRVLAGTMRNMVIEVAKEAGFVVIERCPRMDELPEAEEFFITGSVKEVMPVVKVGKTIIGKGRPGPVSQMLRHLYLQNIERWLE; from the coding sequence ATGCGCTTTTGCTACATGAATGGGAAATATACCGACCCCCACAAGACATATATCCCCGTAACAGATTTGTCAGTACAAAGAGGGGTAGGAGTCTTCGAGACTATACGAACGTACAACAGACGCCCCATGGCCCTTTCTATGCACCTCGAACGCCTGAAGGAATCAGCACGAAGATGCGGCATAAACATGCCCCTAACAATGGAGGAGATGAACAAAATAATCCGAGAGGGGTTGAGCCGCTTCGAGGAAGACGCAAGAGCTAGGCCATACTTAACTGGTGGCGATATAGAGATGGGCGGGCAATTCCCAAAGGGAAGATTTTTTGTGTTTTTCGAACCCTTAAATCCACCTGATGAGAGGCTCTACAAGGAAGGGATAAAGCTTCTACCCATAGACATGGAAAGGCCCTTACCCCACATAAAAAGCATAAACTACTTGCAAGGATACCTGCCACTTCGGGAAGATCCAGAGGCCGCAGAGGTTCTCTACTGCCCCAACGGTGAAATAACAGAGGCATCCCACAGCAACGCCTTTATGGTCAAAGGCAAGGAGATAATAACTGCTCCCACAAGCAGGGTCTTGGCAGGAACCATGAGAAACATGGTCATTGAGGTGGCGAAGGAGGCAGGTTTCGTCGTTATAGAGCGATGCCCCAGAATGGATGAACTGCCCGAAGCGGAGGAATTTTTCATAACCGGGAGCGTAAAGGAAGTAATGCCGGTAGTGAAGGTTGGCAAGACAATCATAGGAAAAGGCAGGCCCGGCCCCGTCTCACAGATGCTCAGGCACCTGTATCTTCAAAATATCGAAAGGTGGTTGGAGTGA
- a CDS encoding transcriptional regulator, RpiR family (PFAM: SIS domain; Helix-turn-helix domain, rpiR family~COGs: COG1737 Transcriptional regulators~InterPro IPR000281: IPR001347~KEGG: aco:Amico_1807 transcriptional regulator, RpiR family~PFAM: sugar isomerase (SIS); helix-turn-helix protein RpiR~SPTR: Transcriptional regulator, RpiR family): MGKINDETPLVRDKTTMPEKYAGGIFQYIRAKSKDLPQKQQLVCNYILNNYQKAAFLNSDELAKESGTSHATVFRTVTSLGFPSYKALREKLQEVLTKTSIPPLDRLKDAFSDISNSNILDVVIEENIRNLRTMNTSELKDNFPKAIELLLPARRIYIIGLRSTRGIAVYLHALLQQFRRDVFLIDATGSDTILDVMLDMEKDDVLLALMAGSPHYTKRTVVCIDYARKKGIPVVLITNSLSSIAAPLATVLLLAPQNTTHYSSSSLLTICDAIIAALGAQKRDEANKKIDELSSLLVEYDISF, from the coding sequence ATGGGCAAAATAAACGATGAAACACCCCTTGTAAGAGACAAAACGACCATGCCGGAAAAGTATGCAGGAGGCATTTTCCAGTATATAAGAGCTAAAAGTAAAGATTTACCTCAAAAACAACAACTGGTATGCAACTATATATTGAATAACTATCAAAAGGCGGCTTTTTTAAATTCTGATGAGCTTGCCAAGGAGTCTGGCACTAGTCACGCAACAGTTTTTAGAACTGTAACGAGTTTGGGTTTTCCGTCCTATAAAGCGTTAAGGGAAAAACTTCAAGAGGTTTTGACCAAGACGTCCATTCCTCCACTGGACCGCCTAAAGGACGCTTTTTCAGATATTAGCAACTCGAACATTTTAGATGTGGTAATAGAGGAGAATATACGCAACTTGAGAACCATGAACACCTCTGAACTCAAAGATAACTTCCCCAAGGCCATTGAGCTCTTACTTCCGGCCCGGAGGATTTACATAATAGGGCTCAGGTCTACCAGGGGAATCGCCGTTTACCTCCATGCTTTACTGCAGCAGTTCAGGAGAGACGTTTTTTTGATCGATGCAACGGGATCCGACACGATCTTGGATGTAATGCTGGACATGGAAAAAGATGACGTTCTCTTGGCTCTAATGGCTGGTAGCCCCCATTACACCAAAAGAACGGTGGTATGTATAGATTATGCTCGTAAAAAAGGCATCCCGGTAGTACTCATAACCAACAGTCTCTCCAGTATTGCTGCTCCGTTGGCTACGGTATTGTTGCTGGCACCCCAAAACACCACTCATTACAGCTCCAGCTCTCTTTTGACCATATGTGATGCGATTATTGCGGCACTGGGGGCACAAAAACGGGATGAAGCCAACAAGAAAATAGATGAGCTTAGCTCTCTGCTTGTGGAGTACGACATATCTTTTTAG
- a CDS encoding TRAP transporter solute receptor, TAXI family (PFAM: NMT1/THI5 like~TIGRFAM: TRAP transporter solute receptor, TAXI family~COGs: COG2358 TRAP-type uncharacterized transport system periplasmic component~InterPro IPR011852~KEGG: aco:Amico_1806 TRAP transporter solute receptor, TAXI family~SPTR: TRAP transporter solute receptor, TAXI family;~TIGRFAM: TRAP transporter solute receptor, TAXI family), with protein sequence MSLRKLAALFLVVALLGVAGAASAVERLSLATGGTAGTYYPIGSAIASIINKYVPGVEVTAESTGASVANLKMLRNKNVDMMLGAANTSFAGYQGLPPFDDKPVKNIRGIACLYPEVFQFIVLENSGLKTIYDLKGKKVAVGGAGSGTERTAKLVLEAHGLTYDDIDEQFLKFGEAVTALKDRLIDCAIVGSGLPTSAVVDVSTTLDIAMLSVDEKVMKPFLADKPYLMLYNLPSGIYKGVDEEVLTVASPAILSCDESLSEETVYKITKALFEHTDELAAAHAQGKNIKLETALSAMSVPLHPGAEKYYREVGLLK encoded by the coding sequence TTGAGTTTAAGGAAGTTGGCGGCATTGTTTTTGGTTGTTGCTCTGTTAGGGGTAGCTGGAGCAGCATCGGCAGTTGAGAGGCTGTCTTTGGCTACAGGCGGAACGGCAGGAACGTACTATCCCATAGGCTCAGCCATAGCATCTATTATCAACAAATACGTCCCAGGTGTAGAGGTAACGGCAGAATCCACAGGCGCTTCCGTGGCAAACCTCAAAATGCTGCGAAACAAAAACGTGGACATGATGTTGGGCGCAGCAAACACATCTTTCGCTGGATACCAAGGCCTGCCACCATTTGACGACAAACCCGTCAAAAACATCAGAGGAATTGCCTGCCTTTACCCTGAAGTTTTCCAGTTCATCGTTCTTGAGAACTCAGGCCTGAAAACAATCTACGATCTAAAGGGCAAAAAGGTCGCCGTGGGCGGAGCAGGAAGCGGCACTGAAAGAACTGCCAAGCTAGTACTGGAAGCTCATGGTCTCACCTATGACGACATCGATGAGCAGTTTTTGAAGTTCGGAGAGGCTGTCACAGCTCTAAAAGACAGGCTGATTGACTGTGCCATAGTGGGCTCAGGCCTTCCAACTTCTGCGGTGGTTGATGTTTCAACAACTCTGGACATAGCCATGTTGTCGGTGGACGAAAAGGTAATGAAACCCTTCCTCGCCGACAAACCCTATCTGATGCTCTACAACTTGCCCTCTGGCATATATAAGGGCGTAGACGAAGAAGTCCTTACCGTAGCCAGCCCTGCCATTTTGAGCTGTGATGAAAGCTTGAGCGAAGAAACGGTCTATAAGATCACCAAAGCCCTGTTCGAACACACCGATGAATTAGCTGCAGCCCATGCCCAGGGCAAAAACATAAAGCTGGAAACCGCATTGAGCGCCATGTCTGTGCCCCTCCACCCCGGTGCAGAAAAATACTACAGAGAAGTAGGACTTCTCAAATAA
- a CDS encoding protein of unknown function DUF1850 (PFAM: Domain of unknown function (DUF1850)~InterPro IPR015001~KEGG: aco:Amico_1805 domain of unknown function DUF1850~PFAM: Domain of unknown function DUF1850~SPTR: Putative uncharacterized protein), whose protein sequence is MFSKNKGLILLLIFAIATTSILLLFHKVTVLTIENYENGNVLFRKIVPEGYTFATVIRHSVHLSPVYEYYSIDKSGKMYLTSTKLQDLGWGVPSTYKNKGKFEKNFLVIEGINKPIDFLPFRVSYIAKPALLMDHCEKKVDLTKAVNDGERIDISTTKTYLWKFLTWGDVNVLF, encoded by the coding sequence ATGTTTTCTAAAAATAAAGGCTTAATACTTTTGTTGATATTTGCTATCGCAACCACATCGATTCTACTTTTATTTCATAAGGTAACGGTTCTCACCATTGAAAATTACGAGAACGGTAACGTGCTTTTTAGAAAAATAGTACCCGAAGGATATACTTTTGCTACAGTCATTCGACACTCCGTCCATCTAAGCCCTGTTTACGAATATTACTCCATTGACAAAAGCGGAAAAATGTACCTGACGTCAACAAAACTGCAGGATTTGGGTTGGGGCGTACCTTCAACGTACAAGAATAAAGGCAAGTTCGAAAAAAATTTCCTTGTAATTGAGGGGATCAATAAACCTATCGATTTCCTCCCCTTCAGAGTAAGTTACATCGCTAAGCCTGCACTACTTATGGACCACTGCGAAAAGAAAGTAGACCTTACAAAGGCTGTTAACGATGGAGAGCGAATCGACATAAGCACCACAAAAACCTACCTATGGAAATTCTTGACTTGGGGTGATGTAAATGTCCTTTTTTAG
- a CDS encoding TRAP transporter, 4TM/12TM fusion protein (PFAM: DctM-like transporters~TIGRFAM: TRAP transporter, 4TM/12TM fusion protein~COGs: COG4666 TRAP-type uncharacterized transport system fused permease components~InterPro IPR011853: IPR010656~KEGG: aco:Amico_1804 TRAP transporter, 4TM/12TM fusion protein~PFAM: TRAP C4-dicarboxylate transport system permease DctM subunit~SPTR: TRAP transporter, 4TM/12TM fusion protein;~TIGRFAM: TRAP transporter, 4TM/12TM fusion protein), whose amino-acid sequence MSFFRKKKASKEITIEELNEKLENKRNLVGISAKVCSILAIIMSLFHLYSSGFSMLPQMQHRAIHLAFALALTFLVFPSSKKYKDRVPLFDWAIVIFSLGTGAYLVLDYLNIVMRAGDPLMRDLVLGAITILTVLEASRRTMGWPLVIVSSIFLLYAIFGHLIPGELGHRPYGLDRIIEHMFLTSEGIYGVAIYVTSTFVFVFILLGSFLTETGGAQAFIDLAFSITGRYRGGPAKAAVVGSGLMGTISGSSFANVAGTGTFTIPLMKSVGYKPEFAGGVEAASSSGGQIMPPIMGAAAFIMAEMTGVPYGKLIVHAAIPAVLYYLAVFLMVDIEAAKMGLKGLTKDKLPSFIETIKKGGFLLLAPLSIVYMLLAGYSPIKASFSAVMLVIVASFIRKETRLNLHKFLRALELGAKGALSVIVACAVAGLIVGTVTLTGIGLKFADLIITISKGSLYPALVLTMLASIIMGMGMPTTALYIILGSMVAPAIVKMGVPVVAAHLFIFYFGCMASVTPPVALSSYLAASIAKADPVKTALNGLKLALAAFILPFIFALEPKLLLLDTNISDAAIATTTAVLGVIAMASCIENYFFGVLNVFQRFCLGVAALSMIYPEIYTDLLGLGLIVAIYLTQKLKRKLHGDSASGKVHHSINSAAQAREEYKND is encoded by the coding sequence ATGTCCTTTTTTAGAAAGAAAAAGGCATCAAAGGAAATAACCATTGAAGAGCTGAACGAGAAATTAGAAAACAAACGGAACCTCGTTGGTATAAGCGCAAAAGTCTGTTCTATATTGGCGATAATAATGTCATTGTTTCATCTGTATTCTTCAGGATTCAGCATGCTCCCGCAGATGCAACACAGAGCCATACACCTGGCTTTCGCTCTCGCTCTGACGTTTTTAGTTTTCCCATCATCAAAAAAATACAAAGACAGAGTTCCCTTGTTCGATTGGGCAATAGTTATTTTTTCTCTGGGTACAGGTGCTTATTTGGTCCTTGATTATTTGAACATAGTAATGCGAGCAGGAGACCCGCTTATGAGAGACCTTGTCTTAGGCGCTATAACAATTCTTACAGTGCTGGAAGCCAGCAGAAGAACCATGGGGTGGCCTCTCGTAATAGTATCATCTATCTTCTTGCTATATGCCATATTTGGCCATCTTATCCCCGGCGAACTAGGACATCGTCCGTACGGCTTGGACAGAATAATCGAGCACATGTTCCTCACAAGTGAGGGCATATATGGTGTAGCTATTTACGTCACGTCAACCTTTGTGTTCGTTTTCATATTATTGGGTTCCTTCTTAACAGAAACAGGTGGAGCTCAAGCCTTTATAGACCTAGCTTTTTCCATCACAGGACGCTATCGCGGAGGCCCTGCTAAAGCCGCCGTCGTAGGAAGCGGATTAATGGGCACCATATCTGGAAGCTCCTTCGCAAACGTTGCAGGTACAGGAACCTTCACCATACCCTTGATGAAAAGCGTAGGATACAAGCCCGAATTTGCTGGCGGTGTTGAAGCAGCATCGTCATCAGGAGGGCAAATCATGCCTCCCATCATGGGTGCCGCAGCATTCATCATGGCTGAAATGACTGGCGTTCCATACGGGAAACTGATTGTTCACGCAGCTATACCTGCTGTGCTCTATTATCTCGCTGTCTTCCTCATGGTTGACATTGAAGCTGCCAAAATGGGCCTGAAAGGACTAACCAAAGATAAGCTCCCAAGCTTCATTGAAACAATCAAAAAGGGAGGATTTTTACTTCTGGCTCCCTTAAGCATAGTTTATATGCTCCTGGCAGGATACTCCCCTATCAAAGCATCTTTCAGCGCTGTCATGTTGGTAATAGTAGCAAGTTTCATAAGGAAGGAAACCCGGTTGAACCTCCACAAATTCCTTAGAGCTCTAGAGTTAGGCGCCAAAGGAGCATTAAGCGTAATAGTGGCATGCGCTGTAGCGGGCCTGATAGTGGGTACAGTAACCTTAACAGGCATAGGGCTAAAATTTGCCGATTTGATAATTACCATTTCCAAAGGTTCTCTATACCCTGCCCTAGTTCTAACCATGCTGGCTTCCATCATCATGGGCATGGGTATGCCCACAACGGCACTGTACATAATCTTGGGTTCCATGGTTGCCCCTGCCATTGTCAAGATGGGCGTGCCTGTTGTTGCCGCACACCTTTTCATTTTCTACTTTGGGTGCATGGCCTCGGTAACACCACCTGTAGCATTAAGTTCCTACCTGGCGGCCTCAATAGCAAAAGCAGACCCGGTAAAAACGGCGTTGAATGGTCTAAAACTTGCATTGGCAGCATTTATACTACCTTTCATATTTGCTCTGGAGCCTAAGCTGCTTTTGTTGGACACCAACATCTCGGATGCGGCAATAGCCACCACAACCGCCGTATTGGGAGTAATAGCCATGGCTAGCTGCATTGAAAATTACTTCTTCGGCGTTCTCAACGTTTTTCAGAGGTTCTGCCTAGGCGTGGCAGCTTTATCCATGATCTACCCGGAAATATACACTGACCTCCTAGGCCTCGGACTTATAGTGGCTATTTATCTAACCCAAAAGCTTAAAAGAAAACTCCATGGCGATTCGGCCTCTGGAAAAGTACACCATTCAATAAATTCCGCGGCTCAAGCAAGGGAGGAATACAAAAATGACTAA
- a CDS encoding NAD/NADP octopine/nopaline dehydrogenase (PFAM: NAD/NADP octopine/nopaline dehydrogenase, alpha-helical domain; NAD-dependent glycerol-3-phosphate dehydrogenase N-terminus~COGs: COG0240 Glycerol-3-phosphate dehydrogenase~InterPro IPR011128: IPR003421~KEGG: aco:Amico_1803 NAD/NADP octopine/nopaline dehydrogenase~PFAM: NAD/NADP octopine/nopaline dehydrogenase; NAD-dependent glycerol-3-phosphate dehydrogenase domain protein~SPTR: NAD/NADP octopine/nopaline dehydrogenase), whose amino-acid sequence MTNVTVVAAGNGGAAIAAWLSLKGCKVKIYDKFESQLAEIKKTGGILLRGHYLSGFAPITKATTNIEEALEDSELIMVVTPAFAHAEIARLCAPYLIHDQIVVLNPGRTGGAIEFNKTVKEINPEASFTVAEAQSLIFACRITGPAEVTIYEVKRKMAVAAMPASETQRVVSKLNPYFPQFTAAKNVLETSLANIGAIFHPAPTILNIARIEAKKTFEYYREGISPCVAEVLEELDKERLELAKRIGINIPDAKSWLQDVYGIPIAPSESLYEAIQKQKAYRGILAPKDPFARYITEDVPMSLVPLSELSKAFDVKTPVMDSIICIANALHKCDYRSIGRNLKTLGLEGKTKEQIIDLVS is encoded by the coding sequence ATGACTAACGTAACCGTTGTAGCAGCAGGGAACGGCGGAGCAGCCATAGCTGCTTGGCTTTCTCTCAAAGGATGCAAGGTTAAAATCTACGACAAATTTGAATCTCAACTGGCAGAAATCAAAAAAACTGGAGGGATTCTATTAAGGGGCCACTATCTTTCAGGCTTCGCTCCCATCACGAAAGCTACCACAAATATTGAAGAGGCACTGGAAGACAGCGAACTGATAATGGTAGTAACTCCTGCATTTGCACATGCCGAAATAGCTAGATTATGTGCACCTTATTTGATCCACGATCAGATAGTTGTCCTAAATCCTGGAAGAACCGGTGGGGCTATAGAATTTAACAAAACGGTAAAAGAAATCAATCCAGAGGCTTCATTTACCGTTGCAGAAGCCCAATCACTCATTTTCGCCTGTAGAATAACAGGTCCAGCTGAGGTGACCATATATGAAGTGAAACGGAAAATGGCCGTAGCCGCCATGCCTGCATCGGAAACACAAAGGGTCGTATCAAAACTCAATCCTTATTTCCCCCAATTTACTGCCGCCAAAAACGTTTTGGAAACAAGTTTGGCCAACATAGGGGCAATATTTCACCCTGCCCCCACAATTTTGAACATCGCAAGAATTGAGGCAAAAAAGACTTTCGAGTACTACCGAGAAGGAATCTCCCCTTGTGTCGCCGAAGTTCTAGAAGAACTCGACAAAGAACGGCTTGAACTCGCCAAACGGATAGGAATAAATATCCCTGACGCAAAAAGTTGGCTTCAAGATGTTTACGGAATTCCAATTGCGCCCTCTGAAAGCTTGTACGAGGCTATCCAAAAACAAAAGGCATATAGGGGAATACTTGCACCTAAGGATCCCTTTGCAAGATATATAACAGAAGATGTTCCTATGAGCTTAGTCCCCCTCTCTGAACTGTCCAAAGCTTTCGACGTCAAGACTCCTGTAATGGACAGCATCATTTGCATAGCCAACGCACTCCACAAGTGCGACTACAGATCCATTGGCCGCAACCTAAAAACGTTGGGTTTGGAAGGAAAAACCAAAGAACAAATAATTGATCTTGTTTCATAA
- a CDS encoding Ornithine cyclodeaminase (PFAM: Ornithine cyclodeaminase/mu-crystallin family~TIGRFAM: 2,3-diaminopropionate biosynthesis protein SbnB~COGs: COG2423 ornithine cyclodeaminase mu-crystallin homolog~InterPro IPR003462~KEGG: aco:Amico_1535 ornithine cyclodeaminase~PFAM: ornithine cyclodeaminase/mu-crystallin~PRIAM: Ornithine cyclodeaminase~SPTR: Ornithine cyclodeaminase), whose amino-acid sequence MSKQVKFLYLNQDEVIQCGALDMSMVMEQIELFFSLHDKGETISPDKVTLRWGDADSEAIHGRINAMPGFVGGEINTAGIKWIASKPQNPMKYGLPRGSALTILNSPETGLPIAVMDGTVISAMRTGAVTGVAAKYLANKDAKKAAFIGAGTQNHTQLMAVKTAVPSLEEITICDISEDRVNNFIEFEKKRHPHMQIKGTTSAEEAVADADIVVTATTSLKPIIKSNWIKKGVFLANVGNYEFEFDAVKKANKIIVDNWEALVHRGIQTPAIMAKEGLLSEKDLHSELGAIVNGKKPGRESKEEITYFCAVGMGAEDVAVAKRVYDEAISKGLGVYLTLWNEPLWI is encoded by the coding sequence ATGAGTAAACAAGTTAAGTTTTTGTATCTTAATCAAGACGAGGTAATTCAGTGCGGAGCTCTAGATATGTCCATGGTCATGGAGCAGATAGAGTTGTTTTTCTCACTCCACGATAAAGGAGAAACAATATCCCCAGATAAAGTAACTTTACGGTGGGGAGATGCAGATTCTGAGGCCATCCATGGAAGGATTAATGCCATGCCGGGCTTTGTAGGCGGAGAAATAAACACCGCTGGAATCAAATGGATAGCAAGCAAACCTCAAAACCCAATGAAGTACGGCTTACCCAGAGGCTCTGCACTTACAATATTGAACTCCCCTGAGACAGGTCTTCCCATAGCTGTAATGGACGGAACCGTAATAAGCGCTATGAGAACCGGTGCCGTTACGGGAGTTGCAGCCAAATATCTCGCCAACAAAGATGCCAAAAAAGCAGCGTTTATAGGAGCCGGAACACAAAATCACACCCAGCTGATGGCTGTTAAGACAGCGGTCCCCTCTCTAGAAGAAATAACCATTTGCGACATATCAGAAGACAGGGTAAATAATTTTATAGAATTTGAGAAAAAAAGACATCCACATATGCAAATTAAAGGAACGACATCTGCAGAGGAAGCGGTCGCCGACGCAGACATCGTCGTCACGGCCACAACAAGCCTCAAGCCTATAATAAAATCTAATTGGATCAAAAAGGGCGTATTTCTTGCAAATGTAGGTAATTACGAGTTCGAGTTTGATGCTGTCAAAAAAGCAAACAAAATAATTGTAGATAATTGGGAAGCATTGGTACACAGAGGGATACAAACTCCCGCCATAATGGCGAAGGAAGGATTGTTGAGCGAAAAAGACCTCCACTCCGAATTAGGTGCCATAGTAAACGGCAAAAAACCAGGCCGTGAAAGCAAAGAAGAGATTACTTACTTCTGCGCAGTAGGTATGGGAGCAGAAGATGTAGCAGTAGCAAAGAGGGTTTATGATGAAGCTATTTCAAAGGGTCTAGGAGTCTACTTAACTCTTTGGAATGAGCCCCTATGGATATAA